One part of the Salinivirga cyanobacteriivorans genome encodes these proteins:
- a CDS encoding SGNH/GDSL hydrolase family protein codes for MKHLGFFLLIILVSWQHGCNSETDQTDMQTMKYLALGDSYTIGERVSEQKRFPVQLVDTLRVYWLDVNDPEIIATTGWTTDELAAGIEEANITGPYDLVTLLIGVNNQYRGRSVENFREEYVELLEQAIAFAGGHPEKVVVISIPDWGVTPFAEGRDREQIAQEIDAYNAAKMEETMEKGVSFINVTPISRQAAEQPELIAEDGLHPSGAMYKLWVDLMFNEAKAAITFNP; via the coding sequence ATGAAACATTTGGGCTTTTTTTTACTCATTATTTTGGTTTCATGGCAACACGGATGTAACTCTGAAACAGATCAAACTGATATGCAAACTATGAAATACCTTGCTTTAGGCGACTCGTACACAATTGGTGAGCGTGTGAGTGAGCAGAAGCGTTTTCCTGTGCAATTGGTTGATACACTGCGTGTTTATTGGTTAGATGTTAATGACCCTGAAATTATTGCAACCACCGGTTGGACTACCGATGAGCTGGCTGCAGGTATTGAAGAAGCAAATATCACAGGTCCCTACGATCTGGTGACTTTGCTCATCGGCGTAAATAATCAGTATCGCGGGCGCTCTGTAGAAAATTTTCGGGAAGAATATGTGGAACTGCTTGAGCAAGCCATTGCGTTTGCTGGTGGGCATCCTGAAAAGGTTGTTGTGATTTCGATTCCCGATTGGGGCGTAACACCATTTGCCGAGGGGCGCGACCGGGAGCAAATTGCACAGGAAATAGATGCTTACAATGCTGCTAAAATGGAGGAAACCATGGAGAAAGGGGTAAGCTTTATTAATGTGACGCCCATTTCCCGGCAGGCTGCCGAACAACCCGAATTAATTGCAGAGGATGGGCTGCACCCTTCAGGAGCAATGTATAAACTGTGGGTAGATTTGATGTTTAACGAAGCAAAAGCTGCCATTACCTTTAACCCTTGA